TCCCAGCGATGGCGCTGACCGAATCCGCTGGCGAGGCTGCGGCTGAACGTCAGGTGTCGTCGGTACCAACGACGCAGGAGCTCGACTGTCAAAACTGTGGACGGGCAACCGACCATCGGTTCAAGACCCATGAATCAGTCCCGGATGCGGCGTGGACGGGCCAACCGATCTGGGAGTGCCGGGTGTGTGGCTCAGCTCGCTACGGGCCGAGTCCATCGACGCACCGTTCGTCTTAACCAACAAAATGGCTATATGATTCTCAATGTTGGTTAATAGGCGCACTCAGTTCCACAGCTACCCGCAGCCGGAGAGGTTTCTCTGCGCCGTGAATCGGCGAGGCGCTTCAAATGGACCCACGCAACACGCCCGGATATCGACTGCATCGCTCACTCACCAATCTCAAGCGCATCGAGACGGCCGGACTCGACGACGCAGATCAGGAGCGGATCGAGGCAGCGAGAGCTCTCCTGCAGGACGTGAGTCTGCTCACCCAACCGCAACACAGCGGGGACGCCGATACACAGATCGAGTCTTGATCGACGTCGCAGGCCGGAATTCGGGTATCTCGTTCCAGAGGCTGTTTATTGCCCCCCAGAAGGGGTGCGGGGGAGAGAACCCCGAGGCCAACAGATGACCCACCTCACTGAACAATTCCATATTACCGAAAAGTAACAACGAAGGTGAATCACAAATGGACGACACGCTACGACGTACGGTACGAATCAAACTCGACGTACCCAGAGAACGTCGTGGCGATCTCCATCAGACCAAGACTCAATTCCTCCACTGCGCTAACCGAACGAGCGAGTGGGCGTGGCGGTACGACGACGACTGTATCACCAGCAAGAGCAGGGCCGAAGAGGCCCTGTATGACGAGTTGAGGGAGGAAACCGAGCTCACCGCTAACCTCGTTCAGAAAGGTATTCGTCGCGCTATCACAGCCGTCAGGGCCGGCGTCGAGAAATTGACGCAGGGCAAGAAGACCAGCCAACCAAAGTTCGACTCGTGGAGCATCGTGTACGACAAACGCTCCGCGACGTTCAACGACGACCACGCTACCCTCTCGACGCCGAACGGAAGAGTCACCGCCGAATACGTTCTCCCACCTGAAAATCAGCGAGAGAACACGCCGTTCGGACGGTACTACGAGAGTGACAACTGGAATACGTCAAGTGCCACGCTCCAATATGACGAGAACGAGGACACGTTCTACCTGCACGTTACGCTGAAAAATCCCGATTATGGGAGTGACGGACCGGAACGCCAAGAAAGCGAGTCATGTGATGATCTCCCCGAGAACGGAGTGGTTCTCGGCGTGGACTTGAACGTGACTGGCGCGTTCGTCGTCACCTCCACAGGCGAGTTCATTGGCAGTGCAGACTTCCTCACCCACAAGCGCGACCAATACGAGCAACGCCGCGGCTGCCTACAACAGACGGGTACTCGATCGGCCCACCTCACGATTCAATCTATTGGTAGTCAGTTCAGCGAGTGGTCATTAAACTGGCTCCACAACCAGGCCAACGACCTCATCGAGGAAGCCGGTGATGCGGATGTAGACGGGATTATTTTCGAGGACCTCACTCACATCCGCGAGAACATTGCGAACGGGAGCAAGTTCCAGCAGTGGGCCTACGCGAAGTTCGTGGAACTCGTTGAGTACAAGGTCGAATCTACTGATTTGTTCGTCGATTTCGTGAACCCAGCGTACACGAGCCAACGTTGCTCATATTGTGGGTGTACCCACGAGGATAATCGCGACGACAAGCAGTTCGAGTGCCGGTCATGTGGGTATGAGGTGAACGCTGATTACAACGCGGCGAAGAACATTGCAAACCGATACTGCAAGTATATCCATCGCGGGCAGAAGTCTCGCGGTGGATGGGCCACCAGTCAACTGGCCCTGAAGTCAGGGATGCTGAACGTGAATGGTGAATACAAGCCTTCCGCCTAGCGCGGATAGAGCGGGAGTCCACTGACAAGTCTCTGGGCTTGACCCGGAGACGGTTGACGAAGTGCCGCTTTCCCATACTGCCAAACCAGTACGTCGTTCGCGACGGCGAAGTCCTCCACGCGGATCTCAGTTCCCTCGACCCGATCGACGAGTAGCGTTGTTCGTCCCCCGAGAGGGGTGCGGGGCGATCCAGTCGCGGTCGCCCCGTGAGGTGATTGCTCGATGGGACACCGCGCACTCGTTGCGTACGACCGCACAGACGGACAGTACACGCTCCACTACAGCCATTGGGGTGCAGCGAACCTGAAGCTCAAGCACCGAATCTCGGCTGAGTCGCCATTCGGTGGCGACGACACCGACTCCAAGTGGGCGAAACAGCTGCTGGCAGAACTGGCCGATGGCCTCGAGGCAGATGCGGTCGACGGCTACCTCGCTGGCGAAAATCGACCGTCGACGGTCGTCGAGCCGAAGCCTCGTGCCACCGGGCTCACCCTCGACGAGATCGTCGCTGACCATCTCGACTACCTCCACCACGAGGCGTTCTTCGTGGTGTCGACGACGTTCGAGGTGACCGCCTATCGGACGCTGTGGTTCGGGCTCCAGTACGACTCGGAGACAGTCGAACAGGGAGAGACGGTCGGGAACGGCGCGCTCGCGACGGTGCGCTGGTACGACGGCGAGCCGGTCGGCGACGGCCACCTGCAGGGCCAGTTCGCGGCCCTCAAAGACGTCGTCGGCGACATGCTCGACAAGGGCGTCTTTACGCCGTCGACGGCGAGACAGTACCTGAAACGGAAGCTCGCTGAGCGGGTCGGGGACCGACAGGAGCTGCTCATTCCAACCGGAGAGTCACCCTTTGAAACGGCCGGAGAGAGTCATCAGCAACTACGGGATAACAACGTAGGAACGTGAGACACCGACTCAGTAGGATTCTTTCATAACGGACAGCTACTGGGTCACGCCTGAAATTTCGAACCGGGGCCCACCAGCTTGGCTTTCCTTGACTGTGATCTCCCAGCCGTGTGTCTCTACGATTTGTTCGACAATACTTAGCCCGAACCCGGTGCCGTCTGTAGCCGTCGAATAGCCCGCGTCGAAGATTGCCATCATATCGTCCTCCGGAATCCCCTCGCCATCGTCCGCAATATAGAACCCATAATCGAGATCTCCAACGGTTATCGTGACGTCACTACCACCGTGTTCGACAGCGTTGCGCATCAGGTTCTCGAACAGCTGCTGGAGTTGGTCACGGTCGCCATGAACAGTACGGTCGGTCTCGATTTTGAGTGACGCATTTTGTGTTACCACCGTCTCCCAACAGGTCTCCACAAGCGTCTCTAGTTCGACTGCTTCTCGCTCCATCGCTGCATCACCATCTTGAGCGAGGGTCAGCAGATCCTCAATCAGTGCGTCCATCCGATTCAGCGCACGCTCAATGTCTTCAATATGCTCGCTGTCACAGTCTTCTTTGAGGAGTTCTAATCGACCTTCAGCAACTTGTAGTGGGTTTCGGAGATCATGGCTTACGACACTAGTGAACCGATCCAACCGTTCGTTTTGCTGCCTGAGTCTTTCTTCCCGTTCCTGCTGGTCGGTGATGTCACGGTCCATCGCCACGAATCGATCGTCTCCGTCCAAATCTAAGCGGATGAGATGAATCTCGATCGGGAATATCGATCCGTCCTTCCGTTTGAGCTTCCCTTCGAATCGTCGCGGTGTTTCCGTCGAGAGGTCCGTCCAGAAGGATTTCGCCTCCGAGGGCTCAACTGTCGGATCCAGTTCCCAGACTCGTTTCCCAATCAGTTCCGACTCCGTGTAGCCCAGCTCATCACACATCCGCTCATTCACGTCGCGAATAACGCCGTCTGAATCGTGGATAGCGATGAGATCAGGAGACTTCTCGAATAGTGCCTCAAGCTGTGCTTCTCGTGAGGAAGACGGGGTCATTGCGGCTCTGCAATCCCAGTAAATTCGAATCGAGCACCACCAGCCTCGCTTTCGTCGATCGTAACTTCCCAGCCGTGTGCTAAGGCGATCTGTTTGATGCTCACCATTCCGAAGCCGGTTCCATCTTCTTTCGTCGTGAATCCTGGCTTGAAGACATCATCACGTTCACTCTCAGGGATTCCGGGACCATCGTCCTCGTAGTAGAAGCCATCTGCGAGCGTCCCGACTCGCATTGCCGTTCCGTCGCCTGCGTGTTCGACGGTGTTTTTCACAAGGTTGTCAGCCAGCCTAACGAGGGCATGCTCGTCGGCTAAGATCGGTTTCGAATCGAGAACATCGAGCGATTCCGGGTTAGTCTCAAAAGCGTCCCACGACCGGAACACG
The Halorientalis litorea DNA segment above includes these coding regions:
- a CDS encoding DUF6735 family protein, with the protein product MGHRALVAYDRTDGQYTLHYSHWGAANLKLKHRISAESPFGGDDTDSKWAKQLLAELADGLEADAVDGYLAGENRPSTVVEPKPRATGLTLDEIVADHLDYLHHEAFFVVSTTFEVTAYRTLWFGLQYDSETVEQGETVGNGALATVRWYDGEPVGDGHLQGQFAALKDVVGDMLDKGVFTPSTARQYLKRKLAERVGDRQELLIPTGESPFETAGESHQQLRDNNVGT
- a CDS encoding RNA-guided endonuclease InsQ/TnpB family protein produces the protein MDDTLRRTVRIKLDVPRERRGDLHQTKTQFLHCANRTSEWAWRYDDDCITSKSRAEEALYDELREETELTANLVQKGIRRAITAVRAGVEKLTQGKKTSQPKFDSWSIVYDKRSATFNDDHATLSTPNGRVTAEYVLPPENQRENTPFGRYYESDNWNTSSATLQYDENEDTFYLHVTLKNPDYGSDGPERQESESCDDLPENGVVLGVDLNVTGAFVVTSTGEFIGSADFLTHKRDQYEQRRGCLQQTGTRSAHLTIQSIGSQFSEWSLNWLHNQANDLIEEAGDADVDGIIFEDLTHIRENIANGSKFQQWAYAKFVELVEYKVESTDLFVDFVNPAYTSQRCSYCGCTHEDNRDDKQFECRSCGYEVNADYNAAKNIANRYCKYIHRGQKSRGGWATSQLALKSGMLNVNGEYKPSA
- a CDS encoding sensor histidine kinase, with product MSDRRAHTEDIESQLDWLGEFGHVLSHDLKTPLSVIQGNLELAQELDDTDRLDDAVDAADRLEALVDDLANVMQQGDLVTEVEPVELGDVFRSWDAFETNPESLDVLDSKPILADEHALVRLADNLVKNTVEHAGDGTAMRVGTLADGFYYEDDGPGIPESERDDVFKPGFTTKEDGTGFGMVSIKQIALAHGWEVTIDESEAGGARFEFTGIAEPQ